The genomic stretch cagctttccctaggccagtgatgacaagtttatcggtcacatggcctaggcgcagctcagccccattgaagtgaatgggactgagtgcaataccaagcacagacactaTTCAATGTACGGCGCTGCGCTTGGTGAGCTGCAACTCACTGTAGCGGCTTCTCAAACCCCtaccaattagatactgatgacaagGAGAGAATGAAAAACCAACAGATGACTGCAGCATATCCAAAACGAGGGTCCTTTATTCACCAAATGTCCATAAACAATGTACCAAAAAGTATATAaattgcaacgtttcggctacatacTAGCCGTTGACCGTTGAGGATCTATGGTTGTGGACGAGCTGATGCATTCCTGAGGGAGTCTGCGAGGTACTGGTGCTGCTCTAAAGTGTTGTTGCTCTATCCAgaggaaatctcagaaaacccttttagatTGCAAACTAAATACAAATGCGCTTTTAGTACTTTTTTGTAGCTTTCTGTTTCAAATAACACTACCATCATACTTAACCCACGTTTTTTCTAgctatatgaaaaaaaaactagatGCACTCTTAAACTCAAAGGATCCTAAATGATATAAAAGACCCATTGTTCATAATATTATCAGATTTGTAATATATTTTCTTCAAACCTTGCACACCAATTCACATGACTTTTGCTGTACACTTGCTTCCCTCTGTGTTTCTGCCTCCTTCAGTATCATCTTACCTTTTCTTTCTTCCTTACTTCTGGAAGTGCAGGCTCTAGAGAGACAAAAAGAGTTTTTTGATCCTGTTCGGACTGAGCGTGATGCCCTCAGGGAAGAGGTGACCCACTTAAGGGAGGTGTTGAAGGTACAATGAATATAGTTTTAACCTGTTTTATTATGTATGTGCAGTGTTGTGAGTTTATATCATATAATTAATACCACATGTGCTGCACAAAGGACTACTAAGTCTCAGGCAGTCTGAGCATTTAAGCATCTCCTCTTCAGCTTCTAGTCTACGGCAGTGGCCTGCTAAAGTGCTTAAACAGATATATAGCGGTGCGGGCTTCCACCACAATTGACCTGTTGCAAGTGCGCTgtaagcatctgtgttggtcccatgttcacatgtgcccacattgctaaaaaataaaaatatgcaaatgagcttctaggagcaactgggacgttgctgttactcctagaagccgagctctttctgcaactgctgtgccctctgcactttgattgccaGGGCCAGGGAGTGAAAATGTCATTACATCTGGCCCTGCCAATTAAAGTGGACAGGGCATGgccgttgcagagagagctgagcctctaggagtaacagtaaCAACCTTGTTggccctagaggctcatttacatatatcaaAACATTGTTTTTCTTAGCAAGGCATGCACATATGAACACTAGACCAACACAGCTGTCTTCACCTGCCAAGCGCACgtgcagcaggtcagccagttccaTGCAGAAGCACACATTAGTACACAAGGAGGATGATGAGCAGATAGAATCTGGACTATACCTCTATGCATCATACAAATCCTATTGCTGTTACAAATATGTCTTCAGAAAGAAAATGCCAAGATTCTGGATCACAGTTGACCTTTAACAAGAAAAGTCTTGTGTCGCTGTACTTTACAGCCTCCCACTGTCTTTTCCCATGTATTCTTGGCAGCCAAAGATgaaaatgtcatcaaaatgtaaGCTGAAGTAATAAAAATAGGTACAAAAATTATTGTAGCTAAATCAAAGTGATATACAAAGTAAAAGGCTGTATAGCAGTTTCTGTACTGTACCTTTTTAGATTTGCTTATGCGCATTCATATCCAGTATCCAAAAGGCATTTTCGTTACCCATATCCAAAGGATGACTTGCCCTTTCTCCAGCAGCTGACACATACTTGTGTTCTATTTAGAAACATGGCATCGTGCTGGACTCGGACGGTACCCTGAATGGCGACTCTTCAATGGAACACCATGTAAATTCCGATGGTCCACCGGATCCTCCAGTTCGGGCAGTGTCAATGGGTAAGTGATTGTGTGAGCGATTCTTTTCCTGTTAAATCTTTCTGACAACAAGCTCTGTGCTGTGTAGCTTTCCACTAACCCTGCATGCTGTGCCTTGTGTAACTTCTGCAGCCTATTACCTTGTAAGGGTATTCTTCATCCAAAACAGCCTGCCTGTTCCACATTAAAGTAGACAGCTGTAAAAAGGCAAGCTAGCCTGTAAAACAAAAACCCGATGTAGACTGCAGCACTTGTTCACACCTGGATCGCGTGCTACATTTGGCTGGTAATTATTAGTTATTTGTGGATCGTAGTCGTTCATGTTCTGCACATGAAACTGTCATAGAGGCATGGGCTGTCTAAGAGCTTTAGTCTTTGGCATTTGGCCTGGCTACTTTGTTCCTTGTGAGGAACAATCCTAATGCCTTAAATGCTAAAGGAAATGTGTTTTAATCCCCCATCTACATTGTTACAGACTCTGGAGGCAACCTATCATCTCATTTGCATTTCACAGGTCTTGCTGATGTAGCATTAAAATCTACTGTAATTTTGACAGTATCACACCAAATTGATCCCTTCCACAGTAGAAAAAAGGATCTCATTGGCTTTTCAGGATGTAAAGAATCTGCTTTGCTTTGTTTCTTCTTTTCAACAACCATCCTGGCTTCCAGCGTTGGGATGTTACTTCCCTTGCACTATCCAACCTGTTGCTTTTCTACCTAATCTTGAGTAGAAAACATTGACTCCCTGTCTTTTTCTGACCTCTGCTGGGGGAAGTGGCTTTAGAAAATTACTGGATTCTTTATTTTGATTGTCCATGGTTTTTGTAGGAAAAACAGAAGGAACAATGGAAAAAAAGGAGACCTTGTCAGTGGTGGGTGAATGTCCACCTTCTGGGACTGAGCAAGATAGGCAGGAAACTGCACAAGATGCTCAGAAAGAAATTCCTATGCACGCTGAGGATGAAGATGTAACAAGAGATCACGCTAAGAAGGAAAATAACACAATTGTGGAAACTCAGTCTGTTGATGAGTGTAGCCATCTCAAATCTGAGACCAGTATAAATGAGCAGAAGGAAGAAATGTCTTGTGATATAAAAGAAAATAAGCAGGAGACGTCACAAACTGACATTTTGGAGAACCTTTCAGAAGTAGATGGGGAGACCACATTAGAGAAGAGTGATGTAAGTCCATCTGGAAGTGAGGTCTTCCAGGATGCCATAGACTTTGTTGATGAAACTTCCAGTTCATCGAATGAATTGAATGATGACATCACCGGTTGCGAGAGTGATGGTAAAAAAGAGGAACCTGAAAACAGCCAGCAGGAAAACATCAGTGAAGTAGATGATCAGTGCAGCTTGGATGGAGCTCCAAAGGAGGGAGATGAAGTTCCAAATGAAAATGCTGTCAATGTGCATAAGACTGAAGAGGATGAAGTTATAGAGGGTAAACAGGATAGTAGTAAAGAAAGCATAAGTGATGAAGAAAGTAGTACAGAATTGTCAGCTAGTAGTAAAGATGGAGATCTAGGTCATGAAGTACCTATTGAAGATCAGATCGAACCTCAGCAGTCTGAACATGAAGAATCTGGCTCACAGACTACTGAGGGTGAAAATAAACAGGATGAAAGATTATCTGCTGCGTACAGTGATGATATTGATCAAGGTAAGAATATTTCTTCATCTGAACATCCACCACAAGATGCATTATTAAAGAGTAACGACTTAGTTGCTCAGGTAGAAAGCAACAATGACAAAACATTAGACGTTTCTGAGTCTTGCACTGTTACTGAGAGTAATAGCATAACGAAGGATGAACCTATAAAAGaccatgtaatcccagacatgaGCAGTAGTCCAGCCGAGCAAGAACATGTTCCATTGGATGAAAGGCAAAGAGATGTTTCCTCAGAAAGTGAAGATCTTAAAGAAGTGGACCAAAAGGAAGAAGATACATTGTCAGATGACATAGTTTGCGATAACACCCAGAATGCAGATGATTCGGTGGCAAATGAAGCCGAAAGCCCCCCAAAAATTGCCCCACCTGAGGTTTTCGGTAGTGAAGGAGAATCCACACAAGAGGGTGAAGAAACTGATGATGACAATGATGATGATAATGGTACCATGCAAAGTGAAAAATACACTGGAGAGAGTGAAATACCCTGCACATCATTGGGATCATCAGTGGACAGACAATCTTTGGAAGATATTCGGATGGATGATGCCTCAGAGAAGAGTCCTAAGAAAGGGAAAGGCAAAAATAAAGATGACTGTGTTGTTTCCTGATGAAGCGGTGTGTGCGATTGCTCATGTTCTGTAGGTGTCTCTGTGGCACTGCTGAATGTTACTGAAAAATTATGCTTTTGCACTAGTACTACTATCAATTGCTTTGAAAGGAGCTGCATATCATGTTACTAAAATACAGGCTGTTGGCTACTTCAGTTATCGGGGGGTCCATATTTGCAGGAGCGCTACGGGAGATCGCTGTTCTAGAGCAAGGCGGCTTACCTTTTACAGGAGCTCCACCATTGGTCCATGGCAAAATTGAAAATGAATCCGTATTTATCTAACATTTGTGTCTGCACCGAGTATAACATCAGTGAGGCCGGCCTCACGGTTTAATAACCAGTGCTGCAGACGGACCAGTTACCCAAGACAAATATTTATTACAAGTTGCCACAGGCAATATGTTCTGTGTACACCAGTATAACCAATTCCTTTTGTCAGTGCCTGTACTCAGGTTGCACTTGCACTTCCTCTCCTACCTGTGTTCTGTACCGGAAAATGTAATTTGCCCCTCTAGACATCAGATGTGACGCTCTGGGTAAAAATATCCTAACCTTTATATTTATATAGTCCATTTTACTTAAGGAAGCACTACCACAAAATGTTTATCCTTTGCTTACCAGTGGATTTATTTGTGAATTACATGCCCCACTGAAGTCCTCTGAGGCACGTGAGCGGTATTTGGACGCATTgaatcttagggtccattcacacgtccgttgtttctttccgatctgttccgttttttgcggaacagatctggaccagttctggacccattcattttcaatgggtcctgaaaaaaaatcagacattgtgctgtccgatttttttttcaggacccattgaaaatgaatgggtccagatctggttcagatctgttccgcaaaaaacggaacagatcaggaaagaaacaacggacgtgtgaatggaccctatggaCCCTTACAGCTTCTTGGACTGGAAGTCAGTTTTTTGGATGCATTCTCACGAGGCCCAGATGGATTGTCTCATAGAATGGAGAGAGAGGATTTCTGATCCACATATGTGACTCTGTAGGATTCGGTGAGTGAAAGTGCTGGTCACGTAGTGCAGCAGAAGACTGGAACAGAGCTCATGATTATACCACTGTTCTTCATGTACTGTGCTAACGCACTAAAGGATACACATTTTTGTGGGTGTGCTTTGCTAAGTGCATATGGTTACAGCACTGTACTTTACTTTTAAATAGATATCTTTCTTTACCTTGCTTAGTGTCCCCCTACTTTTACACCAAAACTGTAGTAAAATGTTTTTAAGAGTTTTAAAAAGGCCACATATAGTTTTATAGcagaaaatgttatttatttCTCTGGTCACTGGAGTTGCGTGATTTGAGCTGACATTCCATGTAAATGTAGTATAAATGCTCAAAAAAGTAATCGTGAGAACATCGCTCCGTCTTCTATATGTTGGTAGATGAAAAACTAGGTGTAGTGTTTCTTTGTAGGAATCATTTGAAGTACAAAAACAGTACAGAATTCCGTTATAAAGCATTATATACAGATCCAGCTCCACCTGTTTTGAAGAAATTATGTGGTCTCTCCTTTTAGATGGTTGCGGAAGACATGTAGACAGTTTACTATTATTCTCAGCAGATTAGTCGcactaaagaggacctgtcgccacaAAATGCATTGTAATCTGCATgtaatagagcaggaagagctgagcagattgtatagttttatgggaaaatcttcagtaaaacttgtaatttatacatttaggctactttcacacttgctgcagagTGATACGGCAAGCAGGTCCGTCGCCGGAACTCCctgccggcaatctgtatgcaagcagacagcatttgtagactgatccgtctCTCCTTtggtcatacggacaaacggatcagtttctaatttttttccacattttgtaaaggtctgcgcatgctccggcattgcagtattttttatGGCGGATCCggtactaatacatttcaatgaaaatgaatgccagattcggcattccggcaactgatccggaattttggacggagataatactgcagcatgctgcggtatttcctccgtccaaaatggtgttcagtgactgaactgaagacatcctgatgcatcctgaacggatttctctccattcagaatgcatggggataaaacttatcagttcttttccggtattgagcccctgtgacggaactcggtgccggaaaataaaaacgctagtgtgaaagtacccttaaacctCTGCTTTTTCTGACTTTAGTTGTAAACGGGAGATCTTAGTGATTTAATAGCATTTGTTGTGTAAGGGTCCTTTCACATGGACCGATTATCGGGGAAGAGCGTTTGTATAAATGCTCGTTCCCGATAATTGATGTCCGCAATCGCCCGATGGTCCATCGGGTGATCGTGTCATTCCACCGGCACGGAAAATCATTGTTCCTGCGCAGCAGATTGGGGTGTATAAACAATGATCTGCTGCACTGGAACAATGATTTTCTAGGGGACAAGCGATCACTGCCCATACAgtagaggtgattgctgcatataaatgcagTAGTCACCCCCTCCCCTAGATGATCTGACAGTGATTGGGTGCATGTACTTCATTCCCAATCATCTGTCAAATAATTGGTCAGTATAAAAGGAtcctaagggctgtattacattaAAAGATTTTGCAGACGATTATCGTCAAGGAAGCGTTTCTTCCCAGCTTTTTAGTGGAGGAgagcactgctattacatgcagctatctcctccagagtatggggaggagcaatcgctaatgcAATAGTTCATCCCCATACTGACTTGTTGTTCGGCGgaagcagatcgtgattagacagcacaatctgctgcgggcaaacaatgatttttgagTCTGCTTAAAAATCTGCATTGCCCGATGAACGGCAGCAGTATTGCATTGCCCAATCATCACATCGGCCAGAGTAATACAGACtaaagtgtgtatacagataactatcagtcactgatggcacctcccccatgtacaattGAAGTCAGAAATAGCAAaagtttaaatgtataaattacaagttttttactgaatcttttcccaaaatgctcagctcctcctgctctataacatgcctcCTGCAGATTTCATTGTATTTCATGGTGACCGGTCCCTTTAAGCTAGGAGTCGTATTATCAGCCACTTACCTGCTACAAACTGCCACTTTTCCAAGATCACTATAACTATTTTAACCTCAATTTCAGCTAATTGTTATTATAAAACAAAACATAATCCTAAAATTGAGTAGCAATCACAGTAGAAGTAGACCTTTAGATCTCTGCCTTTTATATTACCATACTTTAGATCTGAAGTGGAATGACGGGAGTCTGCTACTTTGTACTGCCTGAAATCTatagagataagtggaaatagtcTGAACTGGACTATGCTATGGGCATAAAATTAAGGGCGTTTTACATTCTAGATACTAAAATGTTCCAAGAAGAAAACACTACCTACCTGTTATGGTTTCAGTGCTGCACTGCCatcatgtggcagatcatggaCACTGTATCGCCTGAGTAATCTGAAGTCCTACTTCTGTTTTTGTCAAATATATGTGACAAGTCTACTCTGCATCTATGCACACTTACAGCTTTAGAACTACAAATTAGGCCTTGttgtacatatactgtactgtgtggtTGCTCCTTGATGTGAGGGTCTGCGATATACTGTACTTGGGGTGTATGAAATTTCTAGTTACAATACATTCACATTTTGTGAATCTGCATAGTACGATATACCAGCTCTGCTTTCCTATATGCAAAGGTATGAGTTCTAAAGTACTGTCTAAATTACAGTCTAAATTTCCtgatgaaaatggaaaaaaatgtaaatgtaataAAGAAGGATGGAGATTGTCTGAACATTCTAAACTGTATATTCTGGAAATAAATTTTATTGGGCAGAAACAGAAAATGCTTCCTGATTTCTTTACAATACATTTTTTCTTCCTAATCAAGAATGATTTAATTGGATTCTTTAATATGAAATATTACTAGAATAAAATATCAGGCACTTCTAATAAACCCGAGCCTTGCGTGCATTTAAAGAGAGAGATAATGACTATAAAGAAATGATATGCAATTTACTAATTTACCTTGTCCAGAGATATGAGCTCATTGAATGGAAGCCTTTGTTATTCACTCCCGACAGATGAGACTTTGTCCAGTCATGTGGCAATCACACAAGTGCATGGCTTTTTACTGTACAGTtgtctctaagggtccattcacacgtccgtagtgtattgcgtatccgcaataaacctggccggcacccccacagaactgcctattcttgtccgcaattgcggacaagaataggacattgttctatttttttccagaagatCGGGTCCATGCTCcgcagatgcggagagcacatagtgtgctctccgcatccattcctgccccattgagaatgaatgtgtctgcacccgttccggatattgcggaacggatgtggacccattccacggacgtgtgaatggacccttatagtgaaTCGTGATCCTCTATGATCAGAGGATTTCATCCGCTGGAAGGAAGCATTGACTGTTACCATACAAGGACTACAatcagaaatataatgcagattaGTAAATTGCATAACATTTGAATGGGTTTCGGGCTGATGAATTATTTTAAAACCTGGCTCATATGGTGTAAAATACCTGATATATCTTAGCaagctccctgctgctcccaTCACAACGCTTCCTGGGTCCCTGCTGGtgtctacttcctggtccctttCGACAGGAAGGAAATGACGGCTCAGCTAatccctggctgcagcagtcatctgCCTCAGTGGTCATTTTCCAATCATTTTTGATTTTGTCAAGAGGAACCAGAAAGTAGAGACCAGTGGGGGACAGGTAAGTGAGGATTTTATGCTGATCTGAGCCTGTTTTCTTCAGCTGGACAACCTTTAAAAAGTAAGAATAATATACTGTGTCGTGTTTAAACAGGATATTAAGGTTTTAATACTATTTGAAATCTTGTCTTTTACTGAAATGAAATCACTGGGAATTCCAAACTTGGCTATTCGGAGCTAAAGAAAAGGAAGAATTGAAGTCTAATCAGATCGTCCACTGTTCCAACACCCCTTGATTCTTGGAATTGGTCAGTTAAGGGTACAGCTACACAGCGACGCCGGATGCCTGGATCACAGGGGCATCGCAGTGTAGAGatgatcccatagaaataaatgaggtTGTGTGCAGTGACTGCAAACCCTCAATCGCAAAAAATCCAACTGCTGGAATTTTTGCAAGTCAGGGGTCGGGGCACACGTACGACTTGAACTGCGAcaatattcatttctatggggtcaccTTAACACTGCGATGCCCCTGCGATCCTGGCTGCGACCGTTGTCACGTTGTAGCCGTACCCTTAAAGCCAGGTTTGGACAAAACTGAACCTCAATCATCGGCTCGAAATCTCAGATTGTGAACCAGGCCTAAAGGCTCTAGCATACAGGCCCCAACTCCATGCATTTTCTATATTATGTAAATGCAGACGGACAGACATTACAGCAGATACAATAGTGAAGGAGACCTTTCATGAAATATGTATGTGTGATAGTTTCTGTGTGAACAAGGATTTGCATGGATTTAGTTAGATCTTGGCTTATTACATCAGATTGCCTTAACACGCTTTTTATATGTGGTTTAATTGCATGTGTAAGCAATAGATGGTATACCTGCACATACATAGAGTACACTAATAGCACAGCATGTGAAAGTCTGAAACTGAGTGAATGCTATACTTCCTCTTATGTGTCTATAGACAAGTCCACCGAGATTCTGAAATTATCATTTAGCATCCGCTGTTTCCTCCTCTTTATAATATAAACCTGTCCCAGTGATAACCTGATTGCCACGAGTTTCTTCTTCTAAAAACTCAGCTCAtattagggtatattcacacaacAGTATGTATTCTGAGGTCTGCAGAACACTGATCCTAAGAACACAGATACCGTCCATATGACGTCTGCATTTTTcagggacccattgactttaatgagtctATAGCCTTCAGCATTTTGTGGGCATATACTATCTTTttgcagacatatggatgcagaaactACAAGAatttgtgtgctttctgcattcgtatgtccattctgcaaatgatggaacatctcctattcttggccacaaatgtggaccacagaccaactgaagtcagtgggtctgcaaaaaatgcggaggtCACACAgacggtatctgtattttgtggatcagtGTTTtgaggacagcaaaatacatacggtcgtgtgaatgtacaggCCACACGTTTCTCCTGCAGGAGCTGTTACATGGTAATGTAGTGGGACATGGTGAATATAGTTGGATATTAAGCAGATTATCCTCATCTGTGATATTCCTGTGTCGTAGCCGCACATGGAAAGGGTCCACGTTTTTGTTGATGCTTCAACGCTCATTAATATTTGTTCAGTATAGACAGTACTAGCTATACAACACAACAGGGAGACAACTTTCCATGTACAGACTGTTGAAATAAGAGACTCCTATGAGTGGGATATCTGGAATGTCACCCCAAAGTGTAAATTACTGGTAGACCCTACACACGACCAAGAAGTTGGGGATTGTGTTGGGAATCTGCATGAAGGTTCATTGGCATGTTatctacattaaaggggttttcagtccTTTCAGTCGGTTGATCAGTTTGGGCATCAGGAGTTGGATCCCGACCAATCTGATGTGGATGATCTGTCCTAAGGCAatcctggaaagcccctttaatcaTTTAGCTCTGTGTGTGTTCACTTTTTCATATTCTTTCACTCTTCTTTCGTTCACTTTGACTTTTTCCCTTCTGTCTTTGACTTGTTTTATAAACTTTCTTCTCAAAGAGATCAGGCTGAAGAAGCTAATGGATGAGAGAGAGAGCTTTCTGGAGCAGGTAATGGAAGACTAGATCTGAAAAGTTTTCAGCTTGATCTGTTCACTAAAGTTTATAGATTGGAAGATTATCAGTGTTTCAGCTCTACCTTTCCTCAGCTTGGGTTAATTTGGGTTCCTTTGAATTGGAAAGTTTTtctcactatttttatttttctattttaaatttttatccatttgccttaaagggaacctgtcacctggattttgtgtatagagctgaggacatgggttgctagatggccgctagcacatccgcaatacccaatccccatagctctgtgtgcttttattgtgtaaaaaaaccgatttgatacatatgcaaattaacctgagatgagtcctgtccctgagatgagtcacatacaggactcatctcaggttaatttgcatatgtatcaaatcggttttttacacaataaaagcacacagagctatggggactgggtattgcggatgtgctagcggccatctagcaacccatgtcctcagctctatacacaaaatcccggtgacaggttccctttaaggttaaaATTCATATTAAATTTAAACCGATGCCCACTCGGCAATCAATCAATACTTTTAAGTGATTTGAttagttgctgtgggcaactgctCCACTTTTTGACGAGTAGTTCTCATTTACCCTACATGATTATAGAAGATTAAATTAGTTTCGGCCCAGGCCAGCTTCTCACTCGCACTACTAGTAGCATGAAGGTGGTTTCGGGTTCTTTTGGAGGTGGCATTTCTACTGTGAAGGAGAACCTGAGACTGGCATCCTTGAATTATTATTAGTTCTACATTGTGCATACTGAATGCAGAAGAAGCTAGCTGTGATGACTGCCCATTGTGTGAGGACTTTCGAGTGTTTTGCCATAGGTGGTGGTTATTTTGTGATCTGTTGGACATTGTGCACATTACCAGCATATATGCCAATTCTGAATATTATCTTGACTCAGATTAAGAAGCTCAAAGGCCAGCTGGAAGAGAAAAGCCTCAGGAACAGAAGCCCGGAAAATGCAGACATTGAAAATATGGAGAATGGCAATGATGTGCAAAGTGAGCAGGCTTTAACCTATGTAATCTACATGAATGTAACTCCAGGAAACCACAG from Bufo gargarizans isolate SCDJY-AF-19 chromosome 8, ASM1485885v1, whole genome shotgun sequence encodes the following:
- the LRRFIP1 gene encoding leucine-rich repeat flightless-interacting protein 1 isoform X15, which gives rise to MGTQGPGRKRHPNKEKLSAEDHALNQIAREAEARLAAKRAARAEAREIRMKELERQQKEIYQVQKKYYGLDTKWGDIEQWMEDSERYSHRPRRNLQVSEDDAMSVSSRSSLRTNGYEDELLGATQYRKSSRSSSGSGDATQSSRGPPRDEAMSAYYSDPSLASAPHTAKSQQQTVHNGSRPSLLNCNSLPSRSQRGSLYDEGVPSSSRRSSSSRPPSEYSCYVGSGSRASSRASSARASPVSSEPTGPLLFRRGSSSGSVHSQVHLEDVSVPSVSRVEERSDKDFAEKSGRPVSSLSAATLASLGGTSSRRGSGDTSISVDTEASIREIKDSLAEVEEKYKRSMVTNAQLDNEKTSFQYQVDTLREVLLELEEELAESRRQYEDKQKECERQKHEQGVLRFQLAEMKEALEQREALMMKHGIVLDSDGTLNGDSSMEHHVNSDGPPDPPVRAVSMGKTEGTMEKKETLSVVGECPPSGTEQDRQETAQDAQKEIPMHAEDEDVTRDHAKKENNTIVETQSVDECSHLKSETSINEQKEEMSCDIKENKQETSQTDILENLSEVDGETTLEKSDVSPSGSEVFQDAIDFVDETSSSSNELNDDITGCESDGKKEEPENSQQENISEVDDQCSLDGAPKEGDEVPNENAVNVHKTEEDEVIEGKQDSSKESISDEESSTELSASSKDGDLGHEVPIEDQIEPQQSEHEESGSQTTEGENKQDERLSAAYSDDIDQGKNISSSEHPPQDALLKSNDLVAQVESNNDKTLDVSESCTVTESNSITKDEPIKDHVIPDMSSSPAEQEHVPLDERQRDVSSESEDLKEVDQKEEDTLSDDIVCDNTQNADDSVANEAESPPKIAPPEVFGSEGESTQEGEETDDDNDDDNGTMQSEKYTGESEIPCTSLGSSVDRQSLEDIRMDDASEKSPKKGKGKNKDDCVVS